The Pedobacter mucosus genome window below encodes:
- the argH gene encoding argininosuccinate lyase, translated as MKIWQKNIDVNQLVETFTVGKDRELDLQMAKFDILGSLAHTQMLATINLLTAEELVIVQQELKNIYAEIEAGHFTIDDSVEDVHSQVEWLLTQRIGEAGKKIHSGRSRNDQVLVDLKLFFRACIEDMVGQTSILFNLLIELSNTHKDKLVPGYTHLQIAMPSSFGLWFGAYAESLVDDMELMLAAWKICNKNPLGSAAGYGSSFPLNRTFTTELLGFESLNYNVVYAQMGRGKTERILAQAMSAVAATLAKMAMDVCLFINQNFGFITFPPELTTGSSIMPHKKNPDVFELIRSRCNKIQALPNEIAMMITNLPSGYHRDLQLLKENLFPAITSLNECLEIATFMFQNITIKDDILKDKKYDYLFSVEVVNDLASQGVPFREAYKIVGEQIENGTFAPSGEIHHTHEGSIGNLCNEQISAAMDQVISQFGFKKVNKAIEDLIA; from the coding sequence ATGAAAATCTGGCAAAAAAATATAGATGTTAATCAACTTGTAGAGACTTTTACTGTTGGAAAAGACCGTGAATTAGATCTACAAATGGCAAAATTTGATATATTGGGCTCTTTGGCCCATACTCAAATGTTAGCAACCATAAATTTATTAACTGCTGAAGAATTAGTAATAGTACAGCAAGAACTTAAAAATATTTACGCAGAAATTGAGGCTGGACACTTCACGATCGACGACAGTGTAGAAGATGTACATTCTCAAGTGGAATGGTTGTTAACGCAACGCATCGGCGAAGCTGGAAAAAAAATTCATAGCGGTCGCTCGCGTAATGATCAGGTTTTAGTGGATTTAAAACTGTTTTTTAGGGCTTGTATTGAAGATATGGTTGGGCAAACTTCAATTTTGTTCAATCTATTAATTGAGCTAAGCAATACGCACAAAGATAAATTAGTTCCAGGTTATACGCATTTGCAGATTGCTATGCCATCATCTTTCGGATTATGGTTTGGCGCTTACGCCGAAAGCTTGGTCGATGATATGGAATTAATGCTAGCGGCCTGGAAAATCTGCAATAAAAATCCGTTAGGTTCTGCTGCTGGTTATGGCTCATCCTTTCCTTTAAACAGAACTTTTACTACTGAGTTGTTAGGTTTCGAAAGCCTAAATTACAATGTAGTTTATGCCCAAATGGGGCGAGGAAAAACCGAAAGAATTTTAGCTCAGGCAATGAGTGCAGTTGCGGCAACGTTGGCTAAAATGGCCATGGATGTTTGTTTATTTATTAATCAGAATTTCGGTTTTATTACTTTTCCGCCAGAGCTAACCACCGGTTCGAGTATAATGCCGCACAAAAAAAATCCTGATGTTTTTGAGTTGATTCGTAGTCGCTGCAATAAAATTCAGGCTTTGCCAAATGAAATCGCTATGATGATTACTAACCTTCCATCAGGTTATCACCGTGATTTACAATTATTAAAAGAGAACCTTTTTCCGGCAATAACCTCACTAAATGAATGTTTAGAAATCGCAACTTTCATGTTTCAAAATATCACTATAAAAGATGATATCTTAAAGGATAAAAAGTATGATTATTTGTTCAGCGTAGAAGTAGTTAACGATTTGGCTTCGCAAGGCGTTCCATTTAGAGAGGCTTATAAAATAGTGGGCGAACAAATAGAAAATGGTACTTTTGCTCCATCAGGAGAAATACATCATACACACGAAGGCAGTATTGGCAACCTTTGTAATGAGCAAATTTCTGCTGCAATGGATCAAGTGATAAGCCAGTTTGGTTTTAAAAAAGTTAATAAAGCGATAGAAGATTTAATAGCATAA
- a CDS encoding pyridoxal phosphate-dependent aminotransferase, with amino-acid sequence MKVSVLASALVGSEIIKIGNEVNEMKRKGASIANLTIGDFDSNIYPIPAELKAGIVDAYHANQTNYPPADGVLPLRETVSELLKDRFGLEYNPGNILISGGSRPLIYATFLALVDPGDTVVFPAPSWNNNHYCHLTSAKAIAVETDAAHNFMPTAAQLKPHLKGATLLALCSPLNPTGTMFDAEALAEICDEILEENASRSADEKPLYLMYDQIYSLLTFGKEHVNPVSLRPAMKEFTVFVDGSSKCLAATGVRVGWGFGPEDIINRMKALVGHMGAWAPKAEQVAMAKYFADKPQVDQFLTAFKSQIQDSLNALYNGFNELKSEGFNVDAVEPMGAIYLTIKIDYIGKTTEDGQLLKDSADVNFYLIKEAGAALVPFSAFGNDHNMPWFRASVGACTLQDIKDMLPRIKAALSKLK; translated from the coding sequence ATGAAAGTTTCAGTACTTGCCAGCGCATTAGTTGGCTCAGAAATTATTAAAATTGGTAATGAAGTTAACGAAATGAAACGCAAAGGCGCATCAATTGCCAACCTTACAATTGGCGATTTTGATTCGAATATATACCCAATTCCTGCTGAACTTAAAGCAGGAATTGTTGATGCATATCATGCCAACCAAACAAATTATCCACCTGCAGATGGTGTATTGCCTTTAAGAGAAACGGTATCCGAATTATTAAAAGACAGATTTGGGCTTGAATATAACCCTGGCAATATTTTGATTTCGGGCGGTTCTCGTCCGTTAATTTATGCTACATTTTTGGCATTGGTAGATCCAGGTGATACTGTGGTTTTTCCTGCACCATCTTGGAACAATAACCATTATTGCCATTTAACTTCAGCTAAAGCTATTGCAGTAGAAACAGATGCCGCACATAATTTTATGCCAACAGCGGCTCAGTTAAAGCCTCATTTAAAAGGAGCAACGTTATTGGCCTTATGTTCGCCATTAAACCCAACAGGAACCATGTTTGATGCTGAAGCTCTTGCAGAAATATGCGATGAAATTTTAGAAGAAAACGCATCACGTAGTGCAGATGAAAAGCCCTTGTATTTAATGTACGATCAGATTTATTCACTTTTAACTTTCGGTAAAGAACATGTAAATCCTGTTTCCTTACGACCAGCAATGAAAGAATTTACCGTTTTTGTTGATGGTAGTTCGAAGTGTTTGGCGGCAACTGGCGTTCGTGTGGGTTGGGGCTTTGGTCCAGAAGACATCATCAATAGGATGAAAGCTTTGGTTGGCCACATGGGTGCTTGGGCACCTAAAGCGGAGCAGGTTGCAATGGCTAAATATTTTGCTGATAAACCTCAGGTTGATCAATTCTTAACTGCTTTTAAATCCCAAATTCAAGATAGTTTAAATGCTCTTTACAATGGCTTTAACGAATTAAAAAGCGAAGGCTTTAATGTTGATGCGGTTGAGCCAATGGGTGCAATTTACTTAACGATTAAAATTGATTATATAGGTAAAACTACAGAAGATGGTCAGCTTTTAAAAGATAGTGCTGATGTGAATTTTTATCTCATCAAAGAGGCAGGTGCAGCTTTGGTGCCTTTTTCTGCATTTGGAAACGACCATAATATGCCTTGGTTTAGGGCTTCCGTGGGTGCATGTACCTTGCAGGATATTAAAGACATGTTACCAAGGATTAAAGCGGCTTTAAGTAAGTTGAAGTAG
- a CDS encoding peptide chain release factor 3 gives MLHPEIEKRKTFAIISHPDAGKTTLTEKFLLFGGAINTAGAVKRNKANQSNTSDFMEIEKQRGISVATSVMGFEYSGKRINILDTPGHKDFAEDTYRTLSAVDSVILVVDCVKGVEEQTEKLMSVCRMRNTPVIIFINKMDREGKEAFDLLDEIEEKLNISLCPLSWPIGLGHTFKGVYSIYNKHLNLFQPDKTKIANSVIAVKDLDDNNLTNFLKEKEISNLKDDLELVDGVYGQIDKELYNEGLLAPVFFGSAINNFGIKELLDTFIDIAPSPRHREAEERDVLVEEKNFSGFVFKIHANLDPKHRDRIAFLRICSGKFERNKFYYHTRQDKKLKFSNPMDFMANEKSIVEEAWPGDVVGLYDSGNFKIGDTLTEGEKLQFKGIPSFSPSIFKEVENMDPMRTKQLEKGIEQLTDEGVAQLFVMQPGNRKVIGAVGELQFEVINFRLEHEYGAKCRFRTLSYSRSSWVTADDRKKLEEFVKRKQQHIGFDKEANPVYLADSEYMINLTKQDYPDINFHKTSEFKS, from the coding sequence ATGCTTCACCCTGAAATAGAAAAACGTAAAACCTTCGCCATTATTAGTCACCCAGATGCTGGAAAAACTACTTTAACAGAAAAATTTCTGCTTTTTGGTGGTGCCATCAATACGGCTGGAGCAGTAAAAAGGAACAAAGCGAACCAAAGTAATACCTCCGATTTTATGGAGATTGAAAAGCAACGTGGAATATCTGTTGCGACTTCAGTTATGGGTTTCGAATATAGCGGTAAGCGAATAAATATTTTAGATACGCCAGGTCACAAGGATTTTGCCGAAGATACTTACAGAACTTTATCTGCTGTAGATAGCGTAATTTTGGTGGTAGATTGTGTAAAAGGTGTTGAGGAACAAACTGAAAAATTGATGTCGGTTTGCCGGATGAGAAATACACCGGTAATTATTTTCATTAATAAAATGGATAGAGAAGGTAAAGAAGCCTTCGATTTATTGGATGAAATTGAAGAAAAATTAAACATTAGTCTTTGTCCGCTTTCGTGGCCGATTGGTTTAGGACACACATTTAAAGGCGTTTACAGCATCTATAATAAGCACTTAAATCTTTTTCAACCTGACAAAACTAAAATTGCCAACTCGGTTATTGCGGTCAAAGATTTAGATGATAACAACCTCACTAACTTTTTAAAAGAAAAAGAAATTAGTAATTTAAAAGATGATTTAGAATTGGTTGATGGCGTTTATGGCCAAATTGACAAGGAACTTTATAATGAAGGCTTGTTGGCGCCAGTATTTTTTGGAAGTGCTATTAACAACTTTGGGATAAAAGAACTTTTAGATACTTTTATTGATATTGCGCCTAGTCCGCGACATAGAGAAGCTGAAGAACGCGATGTATTGGTTGAAGAGAAAAATTTTAGTGGTTTTGTATTTAAAATCCATGCCAATTTAGATCCAAAACATCGTGATCGCATTGCATTTTTGCGAATTTGCTCAGGTAAATTTGAGCGCAATAAATTTTATTACCATACCCGTCAGGATAAGAAGTTGAAATTCTCGAATCCGATGGATTTCATGGCGAATGAAAAAAGTATTGTAGAAGAAGCTTGGCCAGGCGATGTTGTGGGCTTGTATGATAGTGGTAATTTTAAGATTGGCGATACCTTAACTGAAGGAGAAAAATTGCAGTTTAAGGGTATTCCAAGTTTTTCACCATCTATTTTTAAAGAGGTAGAGAACATGGATCCAATGCGCACTAAACAATTGGAAAAAGGCATAGAGCAGTTAACAGACGAAGGTGTGGCACAATTATTTGTGATGCAACCCGGAAATAGAAAAGTGATTGGAGCTGTTGGAGAGCTTCAATTTGAAGTAATTAACTTTAGATTGGAACACGAATACGGCGCCAAATGTCGTTTTAGAACGCTAAGTTATTCTCGCTCTAGTTGGGTAACTGCTGATGATAGAAAAAAATTGGAAGAATTTGTTAAACGTAAGCAACAGCACATCGGCTTTGATAAAGAAGCAAATCCAGTTTATTTAGCAGATAGCGAATATATGATAAACCTGACAAAACAGGATTATCCGGATATTAACTTCCATAAAACGAGCGAGTTTAAGAGTTAA
- a CDS encoding helix-turn-helix domain-containing protein: protein MPDLEETTLPAEIAAKFVNYTSKHVFLTGKAGTGKTTFLRKLIKLTHKKALIVAPTGIAAINAAGVTIHSLFQLPFGSFFPDAAATLINENISFNFNTPKTIVKHLNMQGNKRRMLQELELLVIDEVSMLRADMLDAIDFSLRYIRRNRNVPFGGVQLLFIGDLHQLPPVVKNDEWRIMARFYKSIYFFDALALQNNPPIYIELDKIYRQNDAVFIDLLNNLRNNKITPADTALLKQHFKQDFKPAADENYITLTTHNNKADSINRERLTQIKTKSYFFDAKIHGDFNEYAYPNDKNLELKIGAQIMFIKNDMGNEKRYYNGKIGVVHHIEKDVIEIELPEDKIVIQISPYTWENVKYKLNEVTNEIQENVAGSFVQYPIKLAWAITVHKSQGLTFDKAIIDVGDAFAPGQAYVALSRLRSLNGLVLTSHLRESGMQQDQNIHYFSQTKQPAEALNEQIGTESYDFIKTYLIAAFDLNLIRYYLKEHRQSFDKSEKSAKQKSEDWTSDIFIEFQKITATADTFINQLKGLFAQQTEHTLFNILKRVEAALKYFSPLIKGVSDRFLTQIESVKEEKQIKTYLTELLELEILVYEQLKKMHKSKALLKALIEGKEFSKADTDALLNSVERSEQLQKAIQLKGSALKVKTAVEKKNKAPKIDTKLLSFELYNQGKSLVEIAKERGFSVTTIEGHLAYYVSIQQIDVAKLVKPNKIKNIAEAVESQKTKSMANIREFLGKDYSFGEIKLVLASLFPSEE, encoded by the coding sequence ATGCCAGACTTAGAGGAAACTACTTTGCCTGCAGAAATTGCAGCAAAATTTGTGAATTATACTTCAAAACATGTTTTTTTAACCGGTAAAGCTGGAACTGGAAAAACTACGTTCTTGCGTAAACTGATAAAGCTAACTCATAAAAAAGCACTAATTGTAGCGCCAACGGGCATAGCCGCAATTAATGCTGCAGGTGTAACCATTCATTCACTTTTTCAACTTCCATTCGGCTCTTTTTTTCCAGATGCTGCAGCAACTTTAATAAACGAAAACATCAGTTTTAACTTTAATACGCCAAAAACCATTGTAAAACATTTGAACATGCAAGGCAATAAACGCCGAATGTTACAAGAATTAGAATTGCTGGTTATTGATGAGGTAAGCATGCTTCGTGCTGATATGTTAGATGCCATCGACTTTAGTCTGCGATATATTAGGAGAAACAGAAATGTGCCTTTTGGTGGTGTTCAGCTGCTTTTTATAGGCGATTTGCATCAATTGCCGCCTGTTGTTAAAAACGATGAGTGGCGAATTATGGCAAGGTTTTATAAGAGCATTTATTTTTTTGATGCTTTAGCTTTGCAAAATAATCCGCCTATTTATATTGAACTGGATAAAATTTACAGGCAAAATGATGCTGTTTTTATTGATCTATTAAATAACCTCAGAAACAATAAAATAACGCCTGCTGATACAGCACTTTTAAAGCAACATTTTAAACAAGATTTTAAGCCTGCGGCTGATGAAAACTACATTACACTAACCACGCATAATAATAAGGCTGACAGCATTAACCGAGAACGATTAACTCAAATAAAAACAAAATCATATTTTTTTGATGCCAAAATTCACGGAGATTTTAATGAATATGCTTATCCAAATGATAAAAATTTAGAACTTAAAATTGGCGCCCAAATTATGTTTATCAAGAACGATATGGGTAATGAAAAGCGATATTATAATGGAAAAATTGGCGTTGTTCATCATATAGAAAAGGATGTAATTGAGATAGAATTACCCGAAGATAAAATCGTAATTCAGATCTCGCCTTATACCTGGGAAAATGTGAAATATAAACTTAATGAAGTTACGAATGAAATTCAAGAAAATGTGGCTGGCTCATTTGTTCAGTATCCTATTAAGTTAGCCTGGGCAATTACGGTTCATAAAAGTCAGGGTTTAACTTTTGACAAAGCAATTATTGATGTTGGCGATGCTTTCGCACCTGGTCAGGCTTATGTTGCGCTTTCTCGTTTAAGATCGTTAAATGGCTTGGTTTTAACTTCGCATTTGCGAGAAAGTGGAATGCAGCAGGATCAAAATATCCATTATTTTTCTCAAACAAAACAGCCGGCAGAAGCACTAAATGAACAGATAGGAACTGAAAGTTATGATTTTATTAAAACCTATTTAATTGCTGCTTTCGACTTAAATTTAATTCGTTATTATTTAAAAGAACATCGTCAAAGTTTTGATAAAAGTGAAAAATCGGCTAAACAGAAATCAGAAGATTGGACAAGCGATATTTTTATTGAGTTTCAAAAAATTACCGCTACGGCTGATACTTTTATTAACCAGTTAAAAGGTCTTTTTGCACAACAAACCGAACATACATTATTCAATATTTTAAAAAGGGTAGAAGCAGCTTTAAAATATTTTAGCCCTTTAATAAAAGGTGTTTCTGATCGCTTTTTAACTCAAATTGAGTCTGTTAAAGAGGAAAAGCAGATTAAAACCTACCTTACTGAATTGCTCGAATTGGAAATTTTAGTGTATGAACAACTTAAGAAAATGCATAAAAGCAAAGCGCTTTTAAAAGCATTAATTGAGGGGAAAGAATTTAGTAAAGCAGATACTGATGCCCTATTGAATTCTGTTGAGAGAAGTGAGCAATTGCAAAAAGCAATACAGTTAAAAGGTTCGGCACTTAAAGTAAAAACGGCTGTTGAAAAGAAGAATAAGGCACCGAAAATTGACACCAAACTATTAAGTTTTGAACTTTATAACCAAGGTAAAAGCTTAGTAGAAATTGCTAAAGAAAGAGGTTTTTCTGTTACAACAATTGAAGGGCATTTGGCTTATTATGTGTCGATACAGCAAATTGATGTAGCTAAATTAGTTAAGCCAAATAAAATAAAGAATATAGCTGAAGCAGTCGAAAGTCAAAAAACAAAATCGATGGCTAATATTAGAGAGTTTTTGGGTAAAGATTATTCTTTCGGAGAGATAAAGTTGGTTTTAGCTTCTTTATTTCCATCGGAAGAATAA
- a CDS encoding GxxExxY protein has protein sequence MDENELSRRVIGLAIEVHNALGSGLLESAYKECLFYKIIRSGLFGEKEKIMPLVFEEIKLDCGYRIDILVENKLVLELKSVEAFNDVHIAQTLTYMKLGNYKLGLLINFNVLRLKDGLKRIVNGL, from the coding sequence ATGGATGAGAACGAGCTGTCTAGAAGGGTAATAGGGTTGGCAATTGAAGTGCACAATGCTTTAGGGTCTGGCTTATTAGAGAGTGCTTATAAAGAATGTTTGTTTTATAAAATTATTAGGTCAGGCTTATTTGGAGAAAAAGAAAAGATAATGCCATTGGTTTTTGAGGAAATAAAGTTAGACTGCGGATATAGAATTGATATATTAGTGGAAAACAAATTGGTTTTGGAACTAAAAAGTGTTGAAGCTTTTAATGATGTACACATAGCCCAAACTTTAACATATATGAAATTAGGTAATTATAAATTAGGCCTTTTAATAAATTTTAATGTGCTAAGGTTAAAAGATGGACTAAAGCGAATTGTTAATGGTTTATAA
- a CDS encoding SprT-like domain-containing protein, producing MEKVKVLAQYMPEQAAPLISRWIDYFQCEFKIAKTRSTKLGDYRHPYRDKGHRISVNFNLNCYAFLVTTVHEFAHLLTYNDFKNKVKPHGLEWKRNFQKMMVPFFDLNIFPEDIHKAIDNYMLNPAASSCSDLHLSRALKKYDSNKIETVHLEKLPINTVFKIKDGRRFTKGERIRKRYRCICLNDKRIFLFNPLAEVFAEE from the coding sequence ATGGAGAAAGTTAAGGTTTTAGCACAATATATGCCCGAGCAAGCGGCGCCGCTAATATCTAGGTGGATAGATTATTTTCAATGTGAGTTTAAAATTGCCAAAACCCGATCAACAAAATTAGGCGATTACCGTCACCCATATCGTGATAAAGGGCATCGAATTTCGGTTAATTTTAACCTTAATTGTTATGCGTTTTTGGTTACCACCGTACACGAGTTTGCGCATTTATTAACCTATAACGACTTTAAAAATAAAGTTAAACCGCACGGTTTGGAATGGAAGAGAAATTTTCAAAAAATGATGGTTCCATTTTTCGACTTAAATATTTTTCCGGAAGATATTCACAAAGCGATAGATAATTATATGTTAAATCCGGCAGCTTCTAGCTGCTCTGATTTGCATTTATCCCGGGCGTTAAAAAAATACGATTCAAATAAAATTGAGACAGTGCATTTGGAAAAATTACCAATAAATACAGTTTTCAAAATCAAAGATGGTCGTCGTTTTACTAAAGGTGAACGCATAAGAAAAAGATACCGTTGCATTTGTTTGAATGATAAGAGGATTTTTCTGTTTAATCCGTTGGCTGAGGTTTTTGCTGAGGAATAA
- the ade gene encoding adenine deaminase, producing the protein MSNFKVEGNIIDINKRNIFFGILEVLDGKIKSMTKISEAKDQTYFILPGFIDSHVHIESSMLIPSEFARLAVVHGTVSTVSDPHEIANVCGMKGVEFMIENGNTVPFKFNFGAPSCVPATIFETAGAELDHHDVKNLLERPEIKYLSEMMNFPGVLHKDEEVLKKIAAAHELGKPVDGHAPGLREDLVQQYIDAGISTDHECFTAEEALDKLQRGMKILIREGSAAKNFEALIDLLNNWPEMMMFCSDDKHPDSLVLGHINQLCARAVAKGIDIFNILQAACINPIIHYKLDVGQLKIGDYADFIVANDLINFQIKQTYINGILVAENGKEVGNWKKHNESEKAVNNFSCSLKREEDFKLFHSNQVEIHVIEALDGQLITNKLVEKPKIINGDIVSDPESDILKMVVVNRYFDAPVAVSFVKNFGLKHGAIASSVAHDSHNIIAVGINNKSICEAVNLVIKETGGIAALGNGKEMILSLPVAGLMSNKNGYEVAESYTKIDQFAKELGSTLVAPFMTLSFMALLVIPHLKLSDKGLFDGDKFEFV; encoded by the coding sequence ATGAGCAATTTTAAAGTCGAAGGAAATATAATTGATATCAATAAACGAAATATTTTCTTTGGAATACTTGAAGTTTTAGATGGTAAAATAAAATCTATGACTAAAATTTCGGAGGCGAAAGATCAAACATATTTTATCTTGCCAGGATTTATTGATAGTCATGTTCATATAGAAAGCAGTATGCTAATTCCAAGCGAATTTGCAAGATTGGCTGTGGTTCATGGCACTGTTTCTACCGTTAGCGATCCGCATGAAATTGCAAATGTATGTGGAATGAAAGGAGTTGAATTTATGATAGAGAATGGCAATACTGTTCCTTTCAAATTCAATTTTGGTGCACCCAGCTGTGTTCCTGCAACTATTTTTGAAACTGCCGGCGCTGAGTTAGACCACCATGATGTTAAGAATCTTTTGGAAAGACCTGAAATAAAATACCTCAGTGAAATGATGAATTTCCCTGGAGTACTTCATAAAGATGAAGAAGTTTTAAAAAAAATTGCTGCAGCTCATGAATTAGGTAAACCTGTAGATGGACATGCACCCGGTTTAAGAGAAGACTTGGTACAACAATATATTGATGCTGGGATTTCTACCGACCACGAGTGTTTTACAGCTGAAGAGGCTTTAGATAAATTACAGCGTGGAATGAAAATTCTGATTCGTGAAGGAAGTGCGGCAAAAAACTTTGAGGCATTAATTGATTTATTAAACAATTGGCCAGAAATGATGATGTTTTGCAGTGATGATAAACATCCCGATAGTTTAGTTTTAGGACATATAAATCAGCTTTGCGCTAGAGCTGTTGCAAAGGGGATAGATATTTTTAATATTTTACAGGCTGCTTGCATTAATCCGATTATACATTATAAATTAGATGTTGGTCAATTAAAAATTGGAGATTATGCAGATTTTATTGTAGCTAATGATTTGATAAATTTCCAAATTAAGCAAACTTATATTAATGGAATTCTGGTTGCTGAAAATGGCAAAGAAGTAGGAAATTGGAAAAAGCACAACGAGAGTGAAAAGGCTGTAAATAATTTTTCATGTAGTTTAAAACGAGAAGAAGACTTCAAATTATTTCATTCAAATCAAGTTGAAATTCATGTAATTGAAGCTTTGGATGGACAATTAATTACTAATAAATTAGTAGAAAAACCGAAAATTATAAATGGCGATATCGTTAGTGATCCAGAAAGTGATATACTTAAAATGGTTGTTGTAAATCGCTATTTTGATGCACCAGTAGCTGTTTCTTTTGTTAAAAATTTTGGGTTGAAACATGGTGCAATTGCCTCGAGTGTTGCGCATGATAGTCACAACATAATCGCCGTTGGCATTAATAATAAAAGTATTTGCGAAGCTGTGAACTTGGTAATAAAAGAAACTGGTGGCATTGCTGCGTTGGGAAATGGTAAAGAAATGATTTTAAGTTTACCAGTTGCAGGGTTAATGAGTAATAAGAATGGTTATGAAGTTGCTGAAAGCTATACTAAAATTGATCAGTTTGCGAAGGAATTGGGTTCGACTTTAGTTGCTCCTTTCATGACGCTTTCTTTTATGGCGCTACTGGTGATTCCGCATTTAAAGTTAAGCGATAAAGGTTTGTTTGATGGTGATAAATTTGAGTTTGTTTAA